The region TCTCGCAAACCGGTGATCTTCTCGATGTGGGGGTCGATGCCGGCATCATAGAGAAGAGCGGTTCCTGGTATTCATTCAAGGGCGAGCGGATCGGCCAGGGACGGCAAAACGCAATTCGATTCTTAAAGGAGAATCCGGATATTCGCGACACCGCCTTGAGCCAGGTCAGAGAAGCGTTGGGACTTTTAAAGCGAAAAGAACCAAAAGAACAGGATGATAAATAAAATCCGAATTGAGTATTATGACTCAATCGGCGCATAACCCGGCAACCCGTAACACACAAATGGAGCAATCTATGACTGGCAATGAAATACGTAATAAATTTCTTGAATATTTTGGAAAGTATGACCACCAGATTGTAAGGAGCTCATCACTGGTTCCATCCGACGATCCCACCTTGCTGTTTACCAATGCCGGAATGGTGCAGTTTAAACGCTGCTTTCTCGGCGAAGAAAAACGCAGCTATGTCCGAGCGGCGACGTCCCAGAAATGCGTTCGTGCCGGAGGAAAACACAACGATCTGGATAATGTCGGCTATACCGCCCGTCACCATACTTTTTTCGAAATGCTGGGCAATTTTTCTTTTGGCGATTACTTCAAGGAAAAGGCCATCGAATTCGGCTGGGATCTTTTGACAAACGGATATGGATTGCCGGCCGACAAACTATGGGTTTCAATTTACCTGGATGATGACCAGGCCCATGATCTCTGGCATAAAAATATCGGCGTACCCCAAGACCGGATCGTGCGCTTTGGAGAGAAAGACAATTTCTGGGCCATGGGAGATACAGGCCCCTGTGGTCCTTGCAGTGAAATCCTGATCGACCGCGGAAAAGAATTCGGTTGCGGCCGGCCGGACTGCAAGGTCGGATGCGAGTGTGACCGCTATCTGGAGATCTGGAATCTGGTTTTTATGCAGTTCAACCGCGAAGCATCCGGCAAAATGGAACCGCTTCCCAAGCCCAGTATCGACACCGGGATGGGTTTGGAACGGCTGGTTTCTCTGATTCAGGATGTGCCGACAAACTATGACATCGACCTGATTCGGCCCATCATACAAAAGGTCGAAGAACTTGCCGAACAGAAAATGGGGCAGTCGGGAGAAGCCGACGTGGCCATGAAGGTCATTGCCGATCACAGCAGGGCCGCCGCCTTTCTTGTCGGCGACGGGATTCTGCCCTCCAACGAAGGCAGGGGTTATGTATTGCGCCGGATCATGCGCCGGGCGATTCGCTACGGCCGCAACATCGGCCTGACCGATCCGTTTCTCCATAAAACCGCAGCGGTCGTGTTCGACATCATGAAACCGGCCTACCCCGATCTTGCCGACGCCAAAGCCTATATCACCAACGTTATCAATAACGAGGAAATTCGTTTTTCAGAAACCCTGGATCACGGCCTCAGACTGCTGAAAGACGGCCTGGCCGATCTGAAGGCCAAAAATCAAACCCGGGTGCCGGGGGATCTGATTTTTAAACTCTATGACACTTACGGGTTCCCGGTCGACATTGTTCAGGACGTTGTCAGGGATGAAAACATGGACCTTGACATGGACGGGTTCGACAGCGCCATGGCGCAGCAGCGGGCCAAATCCAGATCAACGGCGGCGTTTGCCGAAATCAGCGAGGCCTACAAAAACCTTTCGGCCCGGGGCATTATTCCCGAGTTCGTCGGTTACAATACGACCACCTGTGAGTCAAAGGTCCTTCTGCTGGTACACGACGGCCGGGAAGTAGCCGAAGCCGGCAGCGGCCAGAGCGTTGAAGTGGTGACAAAAGCAACGCCCTTTTACGGTGAGGCTGGCGGCCAGGTCGGTGACTGTGGCAAAATTACCGGCCCGAATTTACAGATGGAGGTTACCGATACGATCAAAGATCCCACCGGGCTTACCATTCACAAGGGCAAAGTCCTTTCAGGAAGTATTAAAAAAGATCAGAATGTCTTCCTGACGGTCGATGAGGCCGCCCGGGATGCCACCCAGTGCAACCATACGGCCACGCATCTTTTGCATTTTGCGTTGCGAAAGGTTTTGGGGGATCATGTCAAACAGGCCGGCTCCCTGGTGGCGCCGGACAGGCTGCGCTTCGATTTCACTCACTTTTCACAGACTACTCCTGAAGAAATAGCAGAGATTGAAACCATCGTTAACGCGCGCATCCGCGCCAACGTATCGGTGCAGACCGTGGAGATGGATGCCGAGGACGCCTTCAAAACCGGTGCAACGGCCCTTTTTGAAGAAAAATACGGCGACCGGGTCAGGATGGTTTCCTTAGACGATTTCAGCAAGGAGCTTTGCGGCGGAACCCATACCGGCCATAGCGGGGATATCGGTCTTTTTAAAATTATCGAAGAATCGAGCGTGGCCTCAGGGGTGCGGCGGATCGAAGCGCTGACCGGCGCGGCGGCGCTGGCATATGTCCAGAAAACCTCAAAACTGCTTAACGATGCCGCCCGCCTGCTCAAGGAACGTCCCGAGGTTTTACCCCAGAGGGTCGAGAAAATGCTGTCCCATCAGAAATCTTTAGAAAAAGAGATTGCGCGCTTAAAGGCAAAGATCGCCTCCGAGGCGTTTGACGATATTGAAGCCGATGTTAAAACCGTCAACCAGGTAAAGGTCCTTGCCAAAAAGGTCACGGTCGACCAGCCGGCTGCGTTGCGAGATTTGGCCGACAGGTTCAAGGACAAACTGCGGTCGGGTATCATTGTCCTCGGAAGCGCAGCAAGTGCCAAAGTTCTGTTGATCGTTGTCGTTACCAAAGATCTGACCGATCGATTTCATGCCGGAAAGATTATCAATCAGGTTGCGGCCGTTGTCGGCGGCAGCGGCGGCGGCAGACCGGATATGGCCCAGGCTGGCGGAACCATGCCGGAGAAACTGGACGCCGCCCTTGAAAAGGCCTACGAAGTGGTGAAAGCATCTTAAACCCGCCTTGAACGCTGTCGCCATAGATTGACGCCGCCGGTTCTTTCCGGCGGCGTTTAGTTTTTTTCCGATTCAAAATTTATCAGACAGTTTTTAGGTTAAAATGATTACAATCGATGGCGGACAGAAATCAGGTTCCGGAACGATCGTCAGAGATGCGGTTTGTTTTTCAGCCCTGACAGGAAAGGAACTTTTGCTTGCAAATATCAGGGCCAATCGGCCCAAGCCCGGCCTGAGAGCACAACACCTGAAGGGGATTGAAGCCTCGGCCCACATTTGTCAAGGTAAAGCGACGGGAGCGACCGTCGGCTCGAGAGAAATCCGATTCCAGCCCGGCCACTTCATTCGCGGGGGCAAATTCGAGTGGGATATCGGAACGGCGGGTTCCACAACCATGCTGGCCCTCAGCGTGATCCCTTTGGCACTCTTTGCCGATAAACCTTCCCGTTATACGATCACTGGCGGACTTTTTCAGGACTTTGCGCCATCGATCCATCACGTCAAATACGTCTTGTTAAACGTGTTGGCAGCAATGGGTATCGATGTCGATATAAAAATTATCCGGCCGGGTTATGTTCCCAAGGGAAACGGCCAGATCGAAGTGGAGGTCTTGCCCGTAAAAGAGACCATCAAACCGCTGATACGGGTTGACCGGGGAAAAACAACCGCCCTAAAGGGCATTGCCCTGTCTTCAATGCTCAAAGAGAGAAAAGTCTCCGAAAGGATGGCTAAAGAATGCCAGCGAAGTTTAAAATCCAGGGGATATGCTGCGGATATTGAAATTCTTTATGATCATAAAAACAATCCGGCTTATTCAAAAACATCGATCCAGGCCGGAGCGTCCCTGGCAATCTGGGCCCAAACCGACAGCGGTTGTCTGATCGGAGCGGATATGGCCGGTGCCCCGGGCAGGCCCGCCGAACTTATCGGAAAAAAAATAGCCCATCAGCTGATCGAAGTCCTTGAGACTGAAGCGACGGTTGATGAATACGTTGCCGATCAGCTCATACCCTTCTGTGCGCTGGCCGATGGGTGGAGTTCGTATGTAATTCCCAAAATGACGGACCATATTGAATCTCGCCTGTGGCTGGTCGAAAAGATACTCGGCGCAAAAACGGAAGTGAAAGCGAATCGACTCAGGGTTAAAGGTATAGGGTACCGTCGCTAACCCGAAAATTTCATGAAAATTTTTCAGTAATATTTTTCAGTTATGTTTAATTCCGAGTGGAATTGCCAAGGT is a window of Candidatus Desulfatibia profunda DNA encoding:
- the alaS gene encoding alanine--tRNA ligase → MTGNEIRNKFLEYFGKYDHQIVRSSSLVPSDDPTLLFTNAGMVQFKRCFLGEEKRSYVRAATSQKCVRAGGKHNDLDNVGYTARHHTFFEMLGNFSFGDYFKEKAIEFGWDLLTNGYGLPADKLWVSIYLDDDQAHDLWHKNIGVPQDRIVRFGEKDNFWAMGDTGPCGPCSEILIDRGKEFGCGRPDCKVGCECDRYLEIWNLVFMQFNREASGKMEPLPKPSIDTGMGLERLVSLIQDVPTNYDIDLIRPIIQKVEELAEQKMGQSGEADVAMKVIADHSRAAAFLVGDGILPSNEGRGYVLRRIMRRAIRYGRNIGLTDPFLHKTAAVVFDIMKPAYPDLADAKAYITNVINNEEIRFSETLDHGLRLLKDGLADLKAKNQTRVPGDLIFKLYDTYGFPVDIVQDVVRDENMDLDMDGFDSAMAQQRAKSRSTAAFAEISEAYKNLSARGIIPEFVGYNTTTCESKVLLLVHDGREVAEAGSGQSVEVVTKATPFYGEAGGQVGDCGKITGPNLQMEVTDTIKDPTGLTIHKGKVLSGSIKKDQNVFLTVDEAARDATQCNHTATHLLHFALRKVLGDHVKQAGSLVAPDRLRFDFTHFSQTTPEEIAEIETIVNARIRANVSVQTVEMDAEDAFKTGATALFEEKYGDRVRMVSLDDFSKELCGGTHTGHSGDIGLFKIIEESSVASGVRRIEALTGAAALAYVQKTSKLLNDAARLLKERPEVLPQRVEKMLSHQKSLEKEIARLKAKIASEAFDDIEADVKTVNQVKVLAKKVTVDQPAALRDLADRFKDKLRSGIIVLGSAASAKVLLIVVVTKDLTDRFHAGKIINQVAAVVGGSGGGRPDMAQAGGTMPEKLDAALEKAYEVVKAS
- the rtcA gene encoding RNA 3'-phosphate cyclase, producing the protein MITIDGGQKSGSGTIVRDAVCFSALTGKELLLANIRANRPKPGLRAQHLKGIEASAHICQGKATGATVGSREIRFQPGHFIRGGKFEWDIGTAGSTTMLALSVIPLALFADKPSRYTITGGLFQDFAPSIHHVKYVLLNVLAAMGIDVDIKIIRPGYVPKGNGQIEVEVLPVKETIKPLIRVDRGKTTALKGIALSSMLKERKVSERMAKECQRSLKSRGYAADIEILYDHKNNPAYSKTSIQAGASLAIWAQTDSGCLIGADMAGAPGRPAELIGKKIAHQLIEVLETEATVDEYVADQLIPFCALADGWSSYVIPKMTDHIESRLWLVEKILGAKTEVKANRLRVKGIGYRR